The Natator depressus isolate rNatDep1 chromosome 8, rNatDep2.hap1, whole genome shotgun sequence genome window below encodes:
- the LOC141993013 gene encoding uncharacterized protein LOC141993013 has translation MQSSSAEVTMMESQNRKRAPAWTEREVRDLIAVWGEESVLSELRSSFRNAKTFVKISQGMKDRGHNRDPKQCRVKLKELRQAYQKTREANGRSGSEPQTCRFYDELHAILGGSATTTPAVLFDSFNGDGGNTEAGFGDEEDDEEEEVVDSSQQASGETGFPDSQELFLTLDLQPVPPEPTQGCLLDPAGGEGTSAACVSMITGSSPSQRLVKIRKKKKRTRDEMFSELMLSSHTDRAQTNAWRQIMSDCRKAQNDQEERWRAEESKWQAEENKWRAEERAEARMWRQRDERRKDSMLRLLEDQTNFFIFLAHVIHIRQSSIETNSGLCHVNVTSQFANIKE, from the exons atgcagagctcatcagcagaggtgaccatgatggagtctcagaatcgcaaaagagctccagcatggaccgaacgggaggtacgggatctgatcgctgtatggggagaggaatccgtgctatcagaactccgttccagttttcgaaatgccaaaacctttgtcaagatctcccagggcatgaaggacagaggccataacagggacccgaagcagtgccgcgtgaaactgaaggagctgaggcaagcctaccagaaaaccagagaggcgaacggccgctccgggtcagagccccaaacatgccgcttctatgatgagctgcatgccattttagggggttcagccaccactaccccagccgtgttgtttgactccttcaatggagatggaggcaatacggaagcaggttttggggacgaagaagatgatgaggaggaggaggttgtagatagctcacagcaagcaagcggagaaaccggttttcccgacagccaggaactgtttctcaccctggacctgcagccagtaccccctgaacccacccaaggctgcctcctggacccagcaggcggagaagggacctccg ctgcatgtgtttcaatgatcacaggatcttctccttcccagaggctagtgaagattagaaagaaaaaaaaacgcactcgagatgaaatgttctccgagctcatgctgtcctcccacactgacagagcacagacgaatgcgtggaggcaaataatgtcagactgcaggaaagcacaaaatgaccaggaggagaggtggcgggctgaagagagtaagtggcaggctgaggagaataagtggcgggctgaggagagggctgaagctcgaatgtggcgacagcgtgatgagaggaggaaggattcaatgctgaggctgctggaggaccaaacca ATTTCTTCATATTTTTGGCGCATGTCATTCATATTCGTCAAAGTTCAATTGAAACCAATAGTGGCCTGTGTCATGTCAATGTTACTTCACAATTTGCAAATATTAAGGAGTGA